From the genome of Aspergillus fumigatus Af293 chromosome 1, whole genome shotgun sequence, one region includes:
- a CDS encoding guanine nucleotide exchange factor DCK1, translating to MPWRPLPRIAFAVAIYPFQPSTAADLPLELGDELYIIEQGGVNGEWCRGYLVAPPSILAGLTSTKGQTLEARVFSGIFPRNCVEIREVLGDGDGHKALTNGDRLSVDRGADDDPVTDTRSSVAYSQDDEHLAGEVSNVIIAKKGKPSQIFIQRLEDGQPSPASINHIIQTPSHPHTPVTPVTLTPRDPNAPKPAAPVPMLKIGDETPTSLSEPLVDEIASCLREWHSTNLHELLLARQYDVVEEMYNLVRELDFARRQLLHDVLTAYEKEALRQEVVWKLVRGNKMLGGEVIVRDPAQRGRLLTGEDSAVQLTKLQSEMSMLDESPTQHSDTASLHHLLLEVNAVSGNSPGPVTLAVHLCSQTDGGAPKALSETYLLDIPSPESFSSMGQSSKLKTLFTDLCATDLGDGSANGPKLYLVVEVRVPETPTVGAPLQSRPSVSRGSSSAAKSPTSAGHPGKGSLRTRRSMIWSTKPRGLQSAEPAKESSAGPPQSSESASSTKDRGDTQSSKSSTTLRTLGVGLLEVSQILRQEKDAEQIVNIWSPSSWLEEGEGHVDGFDDLVRTLLPSPSGKYVRSERAARIHLHMYPFVDSDSDALVRKNPTIMHNVIQTKRIGFSQAPSKPRSDIYVTISHATFPPEALLSHPQAGQLPVPTSTGLRNLQLTLEVRAASGARVEKCIFPSSNNVAHTAWRTTITERGTPWNQTICLNVPTEDIPGAHLIMSIADAPEFPFALAWMPLWDNQAFIRDGPHSLLLHAYDKHTSSIENGKGAYLSLPWSSLGKNESAKDEAITGPLATLRLETYLCSTEYSQDQVILSLLHWKDRPVDEILDTLKRVLFVPEIEIVKQLSSVFDALFGILVENAGNEEYEDLIFNNLVTVLGIVHDRRFNLGPLVDHYADNQFNFPFATPCLMRSYLRLLQASADVQQSRSLRATFKVGRHVLKFIINARQQQKAKEEGIGITRGQSTFNRDLHTIFKSLEVLMRNPSPAMVGSKTLVVQHFHTWLPGLSKVISKDEIIMIALSFMDSCSDVKGLLILYKLVLIQHYTQLEIFESGPERRTLISSCIGWLEPYWGATGSVTDQYRDQVRLSCAIVAQLLKQPDPFLYGFMPQIVSSYYSIIPDGVEETSYLSLLFSKSFPFQVKASKTSQKFDEALVELSAIMAATATIPKPKKPSLKGPELATFISQALEVHNSILNCEAYPESWFSVHVYNHRATVKSLEFLATLLTSKFLPAPDDAESFDTRLWESFFMTLLKVVSSDALALETFPEQKRRAVWKIAGDVREQGAELLRSSWEAIGWETTDEDRELYGLRKLGGYQVQYVPGLVAPIIGLCLSVHEGLRHVAVEILRTMILSEWGLNQELSIVETEIISSLDHLFKTKKMNESIIQKLFVSELLEYFEGCTSLDEDLSDAVKGLIATVDELLDLFVASQSGSMAGSMHTLRLMEYMKDMGREDIFIRYVHELANVQAAAGNFTEAGLALQFHADLYDWDPKRVVPEVLDPPFPEQTAFERKESLYFAIIQHFEDGTAWAHALVCYKELAEQYEHTVMDFAKLSRAQSSMAKIHESIAKEEKQFPRYFRVVYKGLGFPPTLRDKQFIFEGAPNERMASFVDRMQREHPAAQIVSSGEVQDYEGQFLQITSVSAHRDMTHPVYQRSRIPLAVRDHLLISEPSQFSSTLKRHVQGTDVREQWVEKTIFTTAEPFPNILRRSEIVAVEEVALSPLQTAVERTWRKTQELSLLERRAASGEDQGLSSLTEALQQLLDLNSPSASCVALYRQFLAEVDEDDTEKVEESTDPMKNALAVALMDHALAIKHALALYARPAHQATQAELMRQFEEAFAPELVSLNPVVAESPATQRQSPVSAENRQKQSQSRSISPRNHVRKPSEKPSVSQRISIMNPFKRANHAPNGSVATVIDMKTEGKDHDDDTATIYSRTTAQSGTTHTKRRSFFGEMVHKHGSSIAASTEDVQEQLSRSGSRSQDNRSRSGSQHHGPSGDDSISSIKGGGVAKATSVRDNHSVRSSDRSQVGSPGGHSYSQSHSGGVRDSVMKRLSLFKGVGRKTSRLEIRPETNGVLREE from the coding sequence ATGCCCTGGCGGCCTCTGCCTCGGATTGCCTTCGCCGTTGCTATCTATCCTTTCCAGCCGTCGACAGCGGCCGACCTGCCGCTAGAGCTTGGCGATGAACTGTACATAATCGAGCAGGGGGGCGTCAACGGAGAATGGTGTCGTGGGTACCTGGTCGCGCCGCCGTCGATCCTGGCGGGTCTGACGAGCACCAAGGGCCAAACTCTGGAAGCGAGGGTTTTCTCCGGCATTTTCCCTCGCAATTGTGTTGAGATTCGGGAAGTGCTCGGCGATGGCGACGGGCACAAAGCGCTGACCAATGGCGATCGATTGAGTGTCGACCgaggagcagatgatgaTCCGGTGACGGACACCAGAAGTAGCGTCGCTTACTCGCAGGATGATGAGCATCTGGCCGGTGAGGTATCCAATGTCATCATTGCCAAGAAGGGCAAACCCTCGCAGATCTTTATCCAGAGGCTCGAGGATGGTCAGCCAAGTCCGGCCTCCATCAACCACATCATTCAGACACCTTCGCATCCTCATACGCCGGTGACGCCGGTGACGCTGACCCCTCGTGATCCAAATGCGCCCAAGCCAGCTGCCCCGGTTCCAATGCTCAAGATTGGTGACGAGACTCCTACCTCGTTGTCGGAACCGCTGGTCGACGAGATCGCCTCATGTCTGCGCGAATGGCATTCGACGAATCTCCATGAATTGTTATTGGCGCGTCAATATGACGTGGTGGAAGAGATGTACAACCTGGTCCGAGAATTGGACTTTGCGCGGCGGCAGCTGTTGCATGATGTGTTGACAGCATATGAGAAGGAGGCATTACGCCAGGAAGTTGTCTGGAAGCTTGTCCGCGGTAACAAGATGCTGGGAGGGGAGGTGATCGTGCGGGACCCGGCGCAGAGAGGCCGATTATTGACGGGTGAGGATTCGGCTGTTCAATTGACCAAGCTTCAGTCCGAAATGAGCATGTTGGACGAGAGTCCCACCCAGCACTCTGATACTGCATCGCTgcaccatctcctcctcgaggTCAATGCTGTCTCCGGCAACTCCCCAGGTCCCGTCACTCTCGCGGTGCATCTCTGCTCCCAAACCGATGGTGGCGCCCCCAAGGCCTTATCAGAGACGTACCTGCTAGATATTCCGTCCCCCGagtccttctccagcatgggccagagcagcaagtTGAAAACTCTCTTTACTGATTTGTGCGCCACGGACCTTGGGGATGGATCGGCCAACGGCCCGAAGCTATACCTTGTTGTTGAGGTTCGTGTGCCGGAGACGCCGACCGTAGGCGCCCCTCTCCAATCCAGACCCTCAGTTTCTCGGGGTAGTTCCTCGGCTGCGAAATCGCCAACTTCCGCGGGCCATCCAGGCAAGGGTAGCCTCAGAACTCGCCGCAGTATGATCTGGAGCACCAAGCCGCGGGGCCTTCAGAGCGCCGAGCCAGCAAAGGAAAGCTCCGCAGGGCCGCCCCAATCTTCGGAGAGTGCTTCCAGTACTAAAGACCGAGGTGATACGCAATCTTCAAAGTCGTCTACGACGCTGCGCACTCTTGGAGTCGGTCTGCTGGAAGTATCGCAGATCCTGCGGCAAGAGAAAGACGCCGAGCAGATTGTCAACATCTGGTCTCCCTCCTCGTGGCTTGAAGAGGGCGAGGGCCATGTGGATGGGTTTGACGACTTGGTACGCACGCTGCTCCCAAGCCCCAGCGGGAAATACGTCAGATCTGAGCGCGCGGCTCGCATACATTTACACATGTATCCATTCGTGGACTCGGATTCTGACGCCCTGGTCCGAAAGAACCCAACCATTATGCACAACGTGATCCAAACAAAGCGGATCGGCTTCTCCCAAGCGCCATCGAAACCTCGGTCCGACATTTATGTGACCATTTCTCATGCCACCTTCCCCCCTGAAGCTCTTTTGTCACATCCCCAGGCAGGCCAACTCCCGGTACCGACAAGTACGGGGCTTCGCAACCTGCAATTGACCCTCGAGGTGCGGGCGGCCTCTGGAGCCCGAGTTGAGAAATGCATTTTCCCCTCGTCCAACAACGTAGCACACACCGCCTGGCGCACTACAATTACGGAACGTGGCACGCCCTGGAACCAGACGATCTGTCTGAACGTGCCTACGGAGGACATACCAGGCGCTCATTTGATTATGAGCATTGCGGATGCTCCCGAATTTCCTTTCGCCCTGGCATGGATGCCATTGTGGGACAATCAGGCGTTCATCCGCGACGGTCCTCActctctgctgctgcatgcGTACGACAAGCACACGTCCAGCATTGAAAATGGCAAGGGTGCCTACCTGTCCCTCCCATGGAGCTCTCTCGGCAAGAACGAATCGGCCAAGGATGAAGCGATTACCGGGCCGCTGGCCACCCTGCGCCTGGAGACGTACCTGTGCAGCACTGAATACTCGCAGGACCAGGTCATCCTGAGCTTGCTGCATTGGAAGGACCGGCCGGTAGATGAGATCTTGGATACCTTGAAGAGGGTTCTGTTTGTGCCTGAGATTGAGATCGTCAAGCAGCTGAGCAGTGTGTTTGATGCGCTATTTGGAATCCTGGTGGAAAATGCCGGAAATGAGGAGTACGAAGATCTGATATTCAACAATCTTGTGACCGTTCTTGGCATCGTCCATGACCGACGGTTCAACCTTGGCCCGCTGGTTGACCACTATGCGGACAACCAATTCAATTTCCCCTTCGCTACCCCCTGTCTGATGCGAAGCTATCTCCGCCTCCTTCAGGCTAGTGCCGATGTGCAACAGTCACGGAGCCTGCGTGCCACATTCAAGGTCGGCCGACATGTCCTCaagttcatcatcaatgccaggcagcagcaaaaggccaaggaggaaggCATCGGTATCACTCGGGGGCAGTCCACTTTCAACCGGGATCTGCACACCATCTTCAAATCTCTGGAAGTCCTCATGAGGAATCCGTCACCGGCAATGGTGGGCAGCAAGACGCTTGTAGTGCAGCATTTCCACACGTGGCTGCCGGGGCTATCCAAAGTCATTAGCAAAGACGAGATCATCATGATTGCGCTCAGCTTTATGGACTCTTGCAGCGACGTCAAAGGTCTTCTGATACTGTACAAGTTGGTCCTGATCCAGCACTACACGCAGCTGGAGATATTCGAATCCGGACCAGAACGACGGACTCTGATCTCCAGTTGCATTGGCTGGCTGGAACCGTACTGGGGAGCCACCGGATCCGTCACCGACCAATATCGCGATCAGGTTCGGTTGAGTTGCGCGATCGTCGCCCAGCTTCTGAAGCAGCCAGATCCGTTCTTGTATGGCTTCATGCCTCAGATCGTCTCGTCATACTATTCAATCATACCGGATGGCGTGGAGGAGACTAGCTATCTGtctcttctcttcagcaAGTCGTTCCCGTTCCAGGTCAAGGCCTCGAAAACCAGCCAGAAATTCGATGAGGCACTGGTCGAATTGTCGGCGATTATGGCTGCCACGGCAACGATCCCCAAGCCGAAGAAGCCGTCGCTCAAGGGCCCCGAGCTTGCGACGTTTATTTCGCAAGCGTTAGAGGTTCACAATTCCATTCTGAACTGCGAAGCATACCCTGAGAGTTGGTTCAGTGTGCATGTGTACAATCACCGAGCTACCGTAAAGAGCCTGGAATTCCTCGCTACATTACTGACTAGCAAGTTTTTGCCCGCGCCGGATGACGCGGAAAGCTTTGATACGAGGTTGTGGGAGAGCTTCTTCATGACTTTGCTCAAGGTTGTGTCCAGTGATGCACTGGCCTTGGAAACATTCCCCGAGCAGAAACGAAGGGCCGTTTGGAAGATCGCAGGCGACGTGCGTGAGCAGGGAGCCGAGCTGCTGCGCTCCAGCTGGGAGGCCATCGGTTGGGAAACGACAGATGAGGACCGGGAACTGTATGGGCTGCGCAAGCTCGGCGGTTACCAGGTTCAATATGTGCCTGGCCTCGTGGCACCGATCATCGGACTCTGCCTCAGTGTACACGAGGGATTACGGCATGTCGCAGTGGAAATCCTACGGACCATGATTCTGAGCGAATGGGGCCTGAACCAAGAGCTTTCCATCGTCGAGACGGAAATCATATCCAGCCTCGACCATCTCTTCAAAACAAAGAAGATGAACGAGAGCATTATCCAGAAGCTGTTCGTCAGCGAACTCCTCGAATACTTTGAGGGCTGCACTTCCTTGGACGAGGACCTTTCCGATGCCGTCAAAGGTCTCATCGCGACCGTCGACGAGCTTTTGGATCTGTTTGTTGCATCGCAGAGCGGCTCGATGGCCGGAAGTATGCATACATTGAGGTTGATGGAATATATGAAGGATATGGGCCGGGAAGACATCTTCATTCGTTATGTGCATGAATTAGCGAACGTACAAGCGGCGGCGGGCAACTTTACCGAAGCCGGTCTTGCCCTCCAGTTCCACGCCGATCTTTACGATTGGGACCCGAAGCGAGTGGTTCCAGAGGTCCTTGACCCTCCCTTCCCTGAGCAGACGGCTTTCGAGCGCAAGGAATCGCTGTACTTTGCCATCATCCAGCATTTCGAGGACGGCACGGCCTGGGCGCATGCGCTTGTCTGCTACAAAGAGCTCGCGGAGCAGTACGAGCACACGGTGATGGATTTTGCCAAGCTTTCGCGCGCGCAAAGCTCGATGGCCAAGATCCACGAATCCAtagccaaggaagagaagcagTTCCCTCGCTATTTCCGTGTGGTCTACAAGGGGCTTGGGTTCCCCCCTACCTTGAGGGACAAGCAATTTATCTTTGAGGGTGCGCCAAATGAAAGAATGGCTAGCTTTGTTGACCGGATGCAGCGAGAGCATCCTGCGGCGCAGATTGTCTCTTCTGGCGAGGTGCAAGACTACGAGGGTCAATTTTTGCAGATCACCTCTGTCAGCGCGCACCGGGACATGACGCATCCGGTCTACCAACGGTCGAGAATTCCACTGGCTGTCAGGGATCATCTTTTGATCTCGGAACCGTCTCAGTTCTCCTCGACGTTGAAGAGACACGTCCAGGGCACGGATGTGCGAGAGCAATGGGTTGAAAAGACGATCTTTACGACCGCCGAGCCCTTCCCGAACATTCTCCGCCGGAGTGAGATTGTCGCCGTGGAGGAGGTTGCGTTGTCGCCGCTGCAGACGGCTGTCGAGCGAACGTGGCGTAAAACGCAGGAACTGTCGTTGCTTGAGCGACGAGCTGCCTCAGGCGAGGATCAGGGCCTGTCCAGTCTGACAGAGGCGCTGCAGCAGCTACTTGACCTCAACTCTCCTTCGGCCAGCTGCGTGGCCCTCTACCGTCAATTCCTGGCGGaagttgacgaagacgacacTGAAAAGGTGGAGGAGTCGACCGACCCAATGAAGAATGCTCTGGCCGTGGCCCTCATGGACCATGCCTTGGCCATTAAGCATGCTCTTGCGTTGTATGCCCGACCGGCGCACCAGGCCACACAAGCCGAACTCATGCGTCAATTCGAGGAAGCTTTTGCCCCGGAACTCGTCTCTCTCAATCCTGTGGTGGCCGAGAGCCCGGCAACTCAACGGCAGTCTCCGGTTTCCGCAGAAAACCGGCAAaagcagtcgcagtcgcgCTCTATCAGTCCCCGCAACCACGTTCGCAAGCCTTCGGAGAAACCATCCGTCAGCCAACGGATCAGCATTATGAACCCTTTCAAACGAGCGAACCACGCACCAAACGGGTCAGTAGCCACCGTGATTGACATGAAGACGGAGGGGAAAGACCATGACGATGATACTGCAACAATCTACAGTCGAACCACCGCTCAGTCCGGGACGACCCATACAAAACGCCGGAGCTTCTTTGGGGAAATGGTCCACAAGCACGGCTCATCCATTGCAGCCTCTACGGAAGACGTACAAGAACAGCTATCGAGAAGCGGTTCACGCTCGCAGGACAACCGCAGTCGGAGCGGGTCCCAACACCACGGGCCGTCTGGGGACGATTCTATTTCCAGCATCAAGGGGGGCGGGGTGGCCAAAGCCACTTCTGTCAGAGACAACCACTCGGTGCGGTCTTCTGACCGCAGTCAGGTCGGATCCCCCGGCGGCCATTCATATAGCCAGTCTCACAGCGGAGGCGTCCGCGACTCTGTGATGAAAAGGTTGAGCCTTTTCAAGGGAGTGGGTCGCAAGACCAGTCGTTTGGAGATCCGACCCGAGACGAACGGCGTTCTTCGTGAAGAATAA
- a CDS encoding GTP-Rho binding exocyst subunit SEC3: MSSRDRSRVPAPNDVPPHREPRRMGDGRNGGFTGPGEATMSRAEKFEDEKRRIIQSCFSKKDSDGSLVESYITHVRITEDAAHPSTPAPPNSPPENKKPRVIIVAVRRSGRVRMHKARENNDGTFSIGKTWMLDDLSSIQSYTGFVPSTPLEQQHKQWAATVGFVVTVGKPYYWHARSSKEKDFFIGSLVKIYRKYTGGKVPNLIGFDDRERQLLVGSPSPAPPGSRGMGQGPATRSPSSQGSRPQSPYTGRAPSRDGPRDIPREFKRQPSEEQALRAQRSRDQMQRPSTSQSGRVAAPSPLGQTSQPLGAVSPDPRGEPPPRSNERLPKAPVLPPPEPRTKEVTDSLAAAKPVSHTPSSQADLGSDPRPSPFLQDGKAVLDPSPVPRTEDLSSSLHEVGHDKDARPSTAVSGSAENLDVMQTPASSMEANKTVGESRENLSLPETQVEPQIIDKPAGPVKMQPPDIPPALRPASSRSNNVPTPSVAAAPPETTRSVTPPPAAEPSEPPRERSPSPPPASSPESSKPVEEDSEAHRPGLGPMIKKKPSRDIAGAFRKAATAYGAFKPRPGGAGERLLAAAKKQQSMSDEPDGITGVVPAPSLRVGTEVKPAAASGTPDNKETPPAIPSPIKEAPSPVAPTALEPPTVEVTQPPATGTAVTVVGSRDEARATARDEVKTVADERSRSVSPSPNGRRRRREDNTIKYCQALGIESNILEGRGADFDDILTDLGWNGRLSDDKKIEDLEADIRREIGRVEATSWLGNLEQQEGKVDQLARLIDKTIEECEELDGLLTLYSHELNTLHEDVSYIETQSQGLQVQTANQKLLHNELQNLLKTLSISAVDLQPLRESSLSNPDGLRETEAALSTLYKAMLMIDPDIWQNKKRLGDAAGEQGSVGVYADTEIGQMRAIREKKEEYRAQSRMFLQRLRQFMAIAYKVAEQKRVDAAANGPKDPLKLDSEARAYFRQELWMYNALMLFAREVSGSEWHGLISLYEQQAKLPYQNEFRDNNLAWKRAGRKPSGEEQELLFTHQEKEKESEGITMAARKLTVRRGKTIRAAAGLRLTPGEKRHGRLEPCEVFAGTLQETLKMISEEQNFIVHFFHLSSLSNTEFSDFVASGNPDERPLPDFSARQPHDPDRGMARKVDQIMDELYSFWSTDMQNLVDWAIQPDPLQGIGILSALEKAMSDFDDTNQEFIIRCLQKLHSRLNGLFNRFVDEQIRGIEDTKVKVNKRKGVISFIRVFPNFSAAVENMLSQPNQEFFDIRVSVNDAYDRINRAMWESLKFIAKEAPTGVAASAGDPEDKEVLNYHILLIENMNHYIEEVDVRGLPVLERWRDRAQQDYEEHLKLYLDLVIQRPLGKLLEFIDAAEGLMAGGGNPADIASRPSHSRSVAKKVLAMYDSKEIRRGIELLKKRVDKHFGDADDPGLSRSLVLKVLRACERRYEEAYDRTRHVLDAVYEGQLDLEWRKEDVIAMFNR, encoded by the exons ATGAGCAGTCGTGATCGGTCTCGGGTGCCTGCACCTAACGACGTCCCACCACATCGAGAGCCACGCCGAATGGGCGATGGTCGCAATGGCGGTTTCACTGGGCCCGGCGAGGCAACAATGTCACGGGCGGAGAAGTTCGAAGACGAAAAGAGACGAATCATTCAAAGTTGTTTCTCGAAGAAGGACAGTGATGGCTCTT TGGTCGAATCGTACATAACCCATGTTCGCATTACGGAAGACGCCGCGCATCCGTCGACCCCTGCCCCTCCCAATTCACCTCCTGAGAACAAGAAACCTCGGGTTATTATCGTTGCTGTTAGGAGATCAGGAAGGGTGCGCATGCATAAAGCTCGAGAGAATAACGATGGCACATTTTCTATCGGGAAGACATGGATGCTCGATGATTTGTCCTCAATTCAATCATATACCGGGTTTGTTCCGTCAACGCCACTGGAACAACAACATAAGCAATGGGCTGCCACTGTTGGCTTTGTAGTTACTGTGGGAAAACCGTACTACTGGCATGCTAGGAGCTCCAAGGAAAAGGATTTTTTCATCGGCAGTCTCGTCAAGATCTATCGGAAATACACCGGCGGAAAAGTGCCGAACCTCATTGGGTTCGATGATCGCGAGAGACAACTGCTCGTTGGAAGcccttctcctgctcctccgGGCTCGCGAGGCATGGGGCAAGGACCTGCCACCCGCTCCCCCTCCTCGCAGGGCAGCCGGCCTCAGTCGCCATACACCGGTCGCGCGCCCAGCCGCGATGGCCCGCGCGATATTCCCCGTGAGTTCAAACGACAGCCCTCTGAAGAGCAGGCTCTACGAGCGCAAAGAAGTCGAGATCAGATGCAAAGGCCGTCCACAAGCCAGTCAGGACGAGTGGCCGCTCCTTCGCCGTTGGGCCAAACTTCCCAACCGCTGGGAGCAGTTTCCCCTGACCCACGAGGTGAACCTCCTCCGCGGTCAAACGAACGTCTGCCCAAGGCACCCGTGCTACCGCCGCCGGAACCAAGAACCAAAGAGGTTACTGATAGTCTGGCTGCTGCTAAGCCAGTATCACATACACCAAGCAGTCAAGCAGATCTTGGGTCAGACCCTCGACCGTCACCCTTCCTACAGGATGGAAAAGCTGTCCTAGACCCCAGCCCTGTGCCTCGGACTGAGGACTTAAGCTCGAGTCTACACGAGGTTGGACACGATAAGGACGCCCGTCCTAGCACAGCTGTGTCTGGGTCTGCCGAGAACCTGGATGTTATGCAGACCCCGGCAAGCAGCATGGAAGCAAATAAGACTGTGGGCGAGAGCAGGGAAAATCTGTCACTTCCAGAGACGCAGGTGGAGCCTCAGATTATTGATAAACCTGCCGGCCCCGTCAAGATGCAGCCTCCTGACATACCACCTGCACTAAGgccagcttcttcgagaaGTAACAATGTGCCTACACCGTCTGTGGCCGCTGCGCCTCCGGAAACAACACGATCCGTGACTCCTCCACCCGCAGCTGAACCGAGCGAACCACCACGCGAGAGATCACCGAGCCCGCCACCGGCCAGCTCTCCCGAATCCTCCAAGccggttgaagaagattcagaagCGCACCGCCCGGGGCTGGGCCCgatgatcaagaagaaaccaAGCAGAGACATTGCGGGTGCGTTTCGCAAAGCCGCCACTGCCTACGGCGCATTCAAGCCCCGACccggtggtgctggtgaGAGACTACTGGCCGCAGCGAAAAAACAGCAAAGTATGTCAGATGAACCGGACGGGATCACCGGCGTCGTTCCCGCACCCTCGCTTCGAGTTGGAACCGAGGTCAAACCTGCGGCTGCGTCTGGCACACCCGACAACAAAGAGACGCCGCCTGCCATTCCGTCTCCAATTAAAGAAGCGCCCTCTCCTGTGGCTCCTACCGCGTTGGAGCCTCCAACGGTCGAGGTTACACAACCTCCGGCGACTGGAACTGCAGTAACCGTTGTTGGATCTCGAGACGAAGCTAGGGCTACCGCCAGAGACGAAGTCAAGACCGTTGCAGATGAAAGATCAAGGTCCGTTTCTCCTTCGCCGAATGGCCGTCGTAGGCGTCGAGAAGACAACACTATAAAGTATTGTCAGGCTCTGGGGATTGAATCGAATATCCTGGAAGGACGGGGCGCAGACTTTGATGATATTTTGACTGACCTTGGCTGGAATGGACGTTTGAGCGATGacaagaagattgaggatcTCGAGGCAGACATTCGTCGTGAGATTGGGCGCGTCGAGGCCACAAGCTGGCTTGGTAACCTCGAACAACAGGAAGGCAAAGTAGACCAACTGGCAAGGTTGATTGACAAGACCATTGAAGAGTGCGAAGAGCTGGACGGCCTACTAACTCTTTACTCCCATGAACTCAAC ACATTGCACGAAGATGTGTCGTATATCGAGACACAATCTCAAGGTTTGCAGGTACAGACCGCCAACCAGAAGTTGCTTCATAATGAGCTTCAAAATCTTCTGAAGACGCTCTCTATCTCTGCCGTTGACTTGCAGCCTCTCAGAGAGTCATCGCTCAGTAATCCAGATGGGTTGAGAGAGACCGAGGCGGCTCTATCAACGCTATATAAAGCCATGCTGATGATTGATCCCGATATATGGCAGAATAAAAAACGGTTGGGAGATGCTGCTGGGGAGCAAGGGAGCGTGGGGGTGTATGCCGACACGGAAATAGGGCAGATGCGCGCCatcagagagaagaaggaagaataCCGAGCACAGTCTCGAATGTTCCTGCAACGACTTCGGCAGTTCATGGCTATTGCCTATAAAGTGGCTGAACAGAAGAGGGTGGATGCTGCAGCAAATGGCCCCAAGGATCCTCTCAAGCTGGACAGCGAAGCTCGAGCGTATTTCCGTCAGGAGTTATGGATGTACAACGCTTTGATGCTTTTCGCCAGAGAGGTCAGCGGATCTGAGTGGCATGGACTGATCAGTCTCTACGAACAACAAGCCAAACTGCCTTATCAGAACGAATTCCGGGACAACAACTTGGCGTGGAAGAGAGCCGGCAGGAAACCTAGTGGGGAAGAACAGGAGCTCCTCTTCACCCaccaggagaaagaaaaggaaagcgAAGGCATTACAATGGCAGCACGTAAGTTGACGGTGCGACGAGGCAAAACCATCAGGGCCGCAGCTGGTCTGCGGCTTACGCCGGGTGAGAAGCGGCATGGGAGACTGGAGCCCTGCGAAGTCTTTGCCGGCACACTTCAGGAAACCctgaagatgatatctgAAGAGCAGAACTTTATCGTTCATTTCTTTCACCTGAGCTCCTTGAGTAACACCGAGTTTTCCGACTTCGTGGCCTCTGGCAATCCCGATGAGCGACCACTTCCTGATTTCAGCGCCAGGCAGCCGCATGATCCTGATCGGGGCATGGCTAGAAAGGTGGACCAAATTATGGACGAGCTCTACTCGTTCTGGTCGACGGACATGCAAAACCTTGTGGATTGGGCCATCCAACCGGATCCTCT GCAAGGAATTGGAATTTTATCTGCGCTGGAAAAGGCCATGTCGGACTTTGATGACACCAACCAAGAGTTCATTATTCgctgcctgcagaagctgcaTTCCCGACTGAATGGCCTGTTTAACCGCTTCGTTGACGAACAAATCCGGGGAATCGAGGacaccaaggtcaaggtcaacaagcGCAAGGGGGTCATCTCGTTCATTCGCGTCTTCCCCAACTTCTCTGCGGCGGTTGAGAATATGCTCTCTCAGCCCAACCAGGAGTTCTTTGACATTCGGGTCAGTGTCAATGACGCTTATGATCGGATCAACCGAGCTATGTGGGAGTCTCTGAAATTTATTGCAAAGGAGGCGCCGACCGGAGTGGCTGCTAGTGCGGGCGAccccgaggacaaggaggtGCTGAATTACCATATCCTTCTTATTGAGAATATGAACCACTACATTGAAGAAGTGGATGTGCGCGGCCTCCCTGTCCTGGAGCGATGGCGCGATCGAGCGCAGCAAGACTACGAGGAACACCTAAAGCTGTACCTGGACCTGGTGATCCAGCGACCACTAGGTAAGCTGCTGGAGTTTATCGATGCGGCTGAAGGCCTGATGGCTGGGGGCGGGAACCCCGCGGACATTGCCAGCCGTCCCAGCCACTCCCGGTCTGTTGCCAAGAAGGTGTTGGCGATGTATGACAGCAAAGAGATTCGGCGCGGGATTGAATTGTTGAAGAAACGAGTGGACAAACACTTTGGGGATGCAGACGACCCGGGGCTAAGTCGCAGCCTGGTCTTGAAAGTGCTTCGAGCGTGCGAACGGCGGTACGAGGAAGCGTATGATCGAACGCGGCACGTGTTGGATGCAGTCTACGaggggcaacttgatctGGAATGGCGGAAGGAAGATGTCATTGCCATGTTCAACCGGTAG